CGTGCTGCGCGAAACGCAGAAGGCGATTTTTCTGGGCAAGGGCGGCGCGCGCATCAAGTCGCTGGGCGCTGCGGCGCGCAAGGAACTGGAAGAAATCCTGGAGCGCCGCGTGCATTTGTCGTTGTTCGTGAAGGTGCGTGAAAAATGGACGGATGACCCCGAGCGTTACCGCGACTGGGGTCTCGACTTTAACTCCTGATATCGCAGCGTTTTTCGGGGCAGCCTGAAAACCTTGACTTGATTATGACAATCATATAAAACACTTATATGATGAAATTCAAAGACATCTTTAATTTCCTGACCGGCCAGACGAACCGCAACGAAACGCTGCTGCTTGCGGTTGAGCGCGGCGATGCGGCGGGCGTCGATGGTGCGCTGAAAAAGGGTGCCAGCCCCGATGCGGGCGAAGGCGATTCATTCGGCCACGCGCTGACCCGCGCGGCGGCAACCGGCAACCTTGCGATCGTCAAGCTGCTGGTCGAAGCGGGCGCGAAAATCGACGCGCAGAATTACACGCGCCGTACCGCGCTGCATGAAGCTATCTGGCACCTGAAATCGCCGGTCGCGCTGTATTTGCTGGAACAGGGCGCGAAAACCGATACGCGCGACCGCCCCGGCAAAACGCCGCTGCAGGATGCCATCGACAACGACCTGAAACCGCTGGCGCTCGCGCTGATCGACAAAGGTGCCGATACCGGCGCGCTGGACGACAAGGGCAACGATACCATGCGCGCGCTGATCGAGCGGCGCGGTTGGAACGATGTGGCGCAGGCAATCGATGACGGTGCCGCGCGCCTGAAGCACGAGGCAGAACAGGCGGCGATCGCGGTCGAACAGGAACGCGCCGCCTTCGAAGACGCGATTTCAAAGGTCGGCACGCTACAGGCACCGGTTGTGGCGGGGCGCACCGCCAGCTTCACAAAACACCGTCATTCCCTGTAAAAACAAGGTTATTTGCCGCATTTAAACCGCTTCATTTCATGCGAATCGGTGCTATATTCATCTCCGGTAGTTGGCCTACTTTATTATGTAATCAGGATATTTCATGAGCTGGACAGACGAACGCATCGCGCTTCTCAAGAAGATGTGGAAAGAAGGCAAGAGCGCCGCAGAAATTGCGAAGATGCTCGGCAAAGGCGTGACCCGCAACGCCGTCATCGGCAAGGCGCACCGCATGGGCCTGTCCGGCCGCCCCAGCCCGATCAAGAAGCCCGCCGCATCGCCGAAAAAAGAAAAAGAGGCCGCGCCGAAAAAGGAAGCGGTCAAGGAAACCCGCAGCAGCAAATCCGCCCCCGCGCCCTCCGCCAAAATCAACCCGATGATGGCGAAAGAGGTGGAGGAGCTGAAGAAGATCGAGAAGGAAGTGCTGCCCCTGAACGGCGGCGTGCCCCTGATCGACCTTACCGAACGCATGTGCAAATGGCCGATCGGCGACCCCAAGGAAGACGATTTCACCTTCTGCGGCCGCGGCATCCGCGTCGGCACGCCGTACTGCCCCGACCACGCCGCGATGGCCTACCAGACCTCCAGCCGCAGCCGCAACCCGATGGCTGCCAATGACCGTTCCCGCAAAGCCCCCGTCAAGGAGGCAGCGCCGGAAGTGGAAGAAGATGAAGTCGAGGATACGGTCGAAGAAGATGACGAGGAAGTGACGGCATAAGCCGTAACGGCCCAACAAAAAAGCCCCGGTATAAAACCGGGGCTTTTTTGTTGGCGGGGCGTTTAGTTGACCGCACGCACTTCGTTCACTTCGGGAATGAAATGTTTCAGCAGGTTTTCAATGCCGGATTTCAGCGTCGCGGTCGATGACGGGCAACCTGCACATGCACCGCGCATCGACAGGAACACCACGCCGTCGTCGAAGGAATGGAACACGATATCGCCGCCA
This sequence is a window from Alphaproteobacteria bacterium. Protein-coding genes within it:
- a CDS encoding ankyrin repeat domain-containing protein, producing the protein MMKFKDIFNFLTGQTNRNETLLLAVERGDAAGVDGALKKGASPDAGEGDSFGHALTRAAATGNLAIVKLLVEAGAKIDAQNYTRRTALHEAIWHLKSPVALYLLEQGAKTDTRDRPGKTPLQDAIDNDLKPLALALIDKGADTGALDDKGNDTMRALIERRGWNDVAQAIDDGAARLKHEAEQAAIAVEQERAAFEDAISKVGTLQAPVVAGRTASFTKHRHSL
- a CDS encoding gcrA cell cycle regulator family protein, whose amino-acid sequence is MSWTDERIALLKKMWKEGKSAAEIAKMLGKGVTRNAVIGKAHRMGLSGRPSPIKKPAASPKKEKEAAPKKEAVKETRSSKSAPAPSAKINPMMAKEVEELKKIEKEVLPLNGGVPLIDLTERMCKWPIGDPKEDDFTFCGRGIRVGTPYCPDHAAMAYQTSSRSRNPMAANDRSRKAPVKEAAPEVEEDEVEDTVEEDDEEVTA